Proteins encoded together in one Coregonus clupeaformis isolate EN_2021a chromosome 30, ASM2061545v1, whole genome shotgun sequence window:
- the LOC121546812 gene encoding aerolysin-like protein, translating into MATRLYIIGGGGGAPFEFHGRNNGATLKKIGVAVKGWHVKAVRAELTDGRVATFGNAHTFNEFEFDLGEHITKLSLWGNGAGTRLGAIKFTTSKNRQFFEKMTSWPLKTEYTIDVGSGICLGLEGSSGSDIDCIGFLFINPIKSSVLTDMEYPTLSLLKPQVTPEYVRSVSHQNDTSLVQEESIAYSKTVTKTSSWSVSNKIESTLNVSVKAGIPDLVEVSSGFSLTVGVEHSTSLVKTETITEADTIQLKVPPWKTLDVEVTVGRANIDLDYRATVKVTCMNGSQLVFPSNGTYNGVTYTSAKVSIKER; encoded by the exons atGGCAACCAGACTGTACATTATCGGTGGTGGAGGAGGCGCACCATTTGAATTCCATGGCAGGAACAACGGTGCCACCCTCAAGAAGATCGGTGTGGCGGTGAAAGGCTGGCACGTCAAAGCTGTGCGTGCGGAGCTGACCGACGGGCGCGTGGCAACCTTTGGAAATGCGCACACTTTCAATGAGTTTGAGTTCGACCTCGGCGAGCACATCACCAAGCTGTCACTGTGGGGTAACGGCGCCGGCACACGTCTGGGTGCCATCAAGTTCACGACGAGTAAGAACCGGCAGTTCTTTGAAAAAATGACTAGCTGGCCCCTGAAGACTGAGTACACCATAGATGTGGGGTCCGGAATCTGCCTGGGGCTGGAGGGGAGTTCTGGCTCGGATATCGACTGCATAGGCTTCCTCTTCATCAACCCCATCAAGTCGTCCGTGCTGACCGACATGGAGTATCCCACCCTGTCCCTCCTCAAACCCCAG GTGACCCCAGAATATGTGAGGTCCGTGTCTCACCAAAACGACACGTCCTTGGTTCAAGAAGAGTCCATTGCATACAGCAAGACCGTGACTAAGACTTCCTCCTGGTCGGTCAGCAACAAGATAGAGTCCACCTTGAACGTGTCGGTCAAAGCGGGGATCCCGGATCTGGTCGAGGTGTCATCAGGGTTCAGCTTGACCGTGGGAGTGGAGCATTCCACCAGTCTGGTGAAGACAGAGACCATAACAGAAGCGGATACCATCCAACTGAAGGTCCCGCCATGGAAGACCTTGGATGTTGAAGTCACAGTGGGGAGAGCAAATATCGACCTCGACTACAGGGCCACAGTGAAAGTCACCTGCATGAATGGCAGCCAGCTGGTCTTCCCATCCAACGGCACCTACAATGGTGTGACTTACACTTCAGCGAAGGTATCCATAAAGGAGAGATGA